In the Oncorhynchus keta strain PuntledgeMale-10-30-2019 chromosome 32, Oket_V2, whole genome shotgun sequence genome, ACTTACTGATAATGGTTTCACAGTCCCACTTCTCTGCCGGTGCCGTCAGGACAATGGTCTCCATCTCCtgttcctcttcatcctcctcctccctcaccactgGCAGCTCTTTAGGACCCAGGGCATCAGGCCTCCGGTAGCTGAAAGAACATAGTTGATTCAATTACTGTCATTATCTATAGttaatcacacatacacacaaagaaATGCTTATGGTAATCCATTGTGTCCAATGAGGACTTCCACCTCTGTCTTTATCTAAGAGTATTGCTATGGCAAaagagttacacacacacactcactctaacTCCTTCTGTTTGAAGTAGTCTTTGATGACCTCCTCCAGGCGAGCACTGTCTGGCTCGATATGCCCTTCCAGCTCAGCGTTGTCCAGGGCCCCAATCTCATCCTCATCAAACTGCTCGAAAAACTATGGGCGACAGAAAGAAACAAGTTCTGAAAACGATACAATGACATTCATTGAAATCATTGTTCGAATTAAAGGAATATCATAAGTTGAAATCAGCACCTGAGTGTAGGgatgttgcggtgaccgtattaccgccacaccggtggTCACGAGTCATGTAGGCAGTCAAATTTCACATGagcgtttagtcacggtaatgaGGCTTCTCCAAGCTGATGCTGCTGGTGATCAGTAGCTTACcaaactgcctggtactcagcactcgattgtccctctaatcactttGGCAACAACGCAAATGTAAaggaaaatctaatcaaacacttcatgagagccaatgagctcatgttgcggcacatttctataggctatgctaTTGCAGGAGAAAGCAGAGTGATGGCCACtaataaaaagaggaggatccatcagctttctataggctcggcctactatatttatttctcaactttcctaatattaagcacattacTTTCTcttttacaacaggagtatagactatctggctggcatgaaaataaaccgTGGGGAAAAACCTCCATCACTATTTCAGTGCATAGCTGACATTGATTCTTTCCCACTGCCCGTGTTTCGAtgcaggtgcatgataatggtaaAATCTAAAGAAGTAAAAATGTTACACATATATTAAATAGTATATgcaaagacaagattaaatcaagaatagtctgatgggtgacaatattagcctatcacttgcgaatgatgcccagcataagaaaaaaatatatattttgcgaCTTGTTCGAATCATAgtcacacacctcatgtagcctagcccatcggcgtatatgttttaataaggtttgtatcgtaattaaagtggccaaataacttcttaaaattaagcacatatatccactttacaaggggtgtaggtAGAGTCTAACGTGCATACATAAGCAGCGCAAGAGTTTCacgtttggggaagatcattttcagcATAGAAATGCACCTCTATCGTGAAAACATTTACATGCATAATCGCATTTTaggtcacttttgagaatggtgttttcccgctaatggaacattcgcacttataatgtgaagaaaaagCTGCATAGTTTaacaacattttaagctaaatgttcaGATCCTTTGCTTCCACCACATtgcacaatacatttttttgatgcttgtggttgtattaatttgggatccattgcatcccacaactgtcccagactatgtttggaatactTATTTCTCGTACAGAATAAGtagacttttgtactatgggggatagttgATTGACATAgactagtgcttttgctgttcgttaggcctactcctCTTCTTGGCTGACAAAAAGTAAATGTGgccagttcttccaatatcttcaatatgcacctcagaattggattaaaaaaataaaattaaaataaaactttattttacgaggcaagtcagttaagaacaaattcttattttcaatgacggccgaggaacagtgggttaactgcctgttcaggggcagatttgcaccttgtccgctcggggatttgaacttgcaaccttccggttactagtccaacgctctaaccactaggctaccctgccacccataATATAATAAGGACGCCCGCAGTTGCATCTGCCTTAACTTGTTGCTTGTGAACAAGACCCGGTCACGTGACGGAGAGCCGTGCTTCGGCTTGCGCAgtgcactcagggagaagggcacaacgcagcacaccGGCCCGCAAAAGGTATGGattttttttagggtgcattacagccacaaaggggatgccgccgTGAAATTCCAGGCGTTATCAAGAGCTTGTCGAATTGTCAATGAGAGACTATTGGAGTGTGTACAGCTTGCGGAAAAAAAATAAGCAGAACTCATGCATTTAAGCAACTTATTTCAAATCATCATCAAAACATACAGCCCAACGTGTATTAGACTTCTTAAAATGtagaagccaggagatgctaaatgtgtttatgttaattaacggtgaatcaccgtgagaccgacagttatttgcttgacaatcaccgtcTGACTACATtttgtgaccgccacagccctgaGTGTTTATGCTGTTCGATCAGCCAGTCAACCACAGTTTATCTTTTACCAAAGGTCACAAAATGCAACCCAGGTCCAAACCCCAAAAGTATGTCCGGGGCTCACTGACCTTCTCAAAGCGGTCGTCCAGCAGTGTGAGCTGTTCGTTCCTCCTCATGACTGACGAGGTCATGGAGTATTCTGTGAAGCGAGTTTTCGTCTCCTCGTCCATGAACATGAACTCCCGGGGGCGCCCCTCGCCGTCCTCATCACCAGAGACACCGCCCTCGGAGTTAAAGTCTCCCTCAGAGTCGCTCTCCTCTTCGTCTGTATCCTCCCACTCTTCATCACCATCACTGCAAtatgagagtgagtgagagagcgagagaggaggttTCCAACAGCGCAAAGAGACTTGGGAGAGCATGGCTTTATTGTGACAGGACTTCAATTAGCAGATGTTAACCAGCTCTTATTAAGAAACTAAAAACACAAAAagcaatcctctctctctcaacaattGTAAGTTGATTGGTATAGCCCAAATGAATGGGACTAAGGCTcgctaaaaataaataaaacggaTATAAAGTATACATTCGTACCCCACGGCAACAGCTCCTTTGACATCGTTGGCCTTCAAAATGAAGTCGTCAtccagcatgttgtctgggtcgTCAAAGTCAAAGTCCTCGTCGAGAGCAGCTACGATGTCTGGGTCCATGTCCAGCCTGGGACCTTTGAGACAAAACAcgagggggagagaaaaggagtTTTAAAAACTTGGAAGAATTCACCGATTTAGAATCATGACCTGGCGTTTGGTTTTGTTACTGACGGAGGCCTCTTACCTGAGATGGGGGCAGCTTTGTTCAACATTCCCACCTCCTCCTCAAACTCTGACGCAAACACAGAGGAGGGCAAGTTGAAGGAGACGGTCTGCTGAAGTTACAAAAGCATAATAGGTTTAATACTTCCGTTTATCACAATTACCTCAAAAATACTGGCTACCCTACTCGCTGTTGCTATAAAATGTGTAGTGGTTATTAAGAGAAATGTTGTCATGATAGCTAATGTTGGCCCCATACCCCATCCTACAGTCACTCCTACCACAACCTAAAATACACTATGTATTGGGGAAAGTGGGGAAATTTGATCTCACAAATGCAAGCAAGCCTCTTAAAAACTACTCCAGCTAGCTACATTGTTAGCAAAGGACAAGATCATTTCAACGTGTATTTACACCATCGGCGGTTTGGTCCAATATATAGCCCAAACATTCACACAACCGTTCCACTCAGCAACAACCACTGGACCTCCTGCTAAACTTACAGGAGTAgccttttcctcctcctcatcgTCGTCGTCGTAATCATCCCGATCCTGGAGGTCATGGGTACGTTTGCCTC is a window encoding:
- the LOC118364869 gene encoding protein LTV1 homolog isoform X1, whose amino-acid sequence is MPNKRKKAFIDKKKAVTFHLVHRSQRDPLAADEKAPQHVLLPAQKVEVEKRREEQREFGVFFDDDYNYLQHLRETARPVEWASSGKSQRGKRTHDLQDRDDYDDDDEEEEKATPQTVSFNLPSSVFASEFEEEVGMLNKAAPISGPRLDMDPDIVAALDEDFDFDDPDNMLDDDFILKANDVKGAVAVGDGDEEWEDTDEEESDSEGDFNSEGGVSGDEDGEGRPREFMFMDEETKTRFTEYSMTSSVMRRNEQLTLLDDRFEKFFEQFDEDEIGALDNAELEGHIEPDSARLEEVIKDYFKQKELDYRRPDALGPKELPVVREEEDEEEQEMETIVLTAPAEKWDCETIISTYSNLYNHPKIIKDPPKAKPIRVSTRTGIPLDVLPGRGPTAKQAERMERINDSDLPRVATQPRPREESKEERKARKQAIREERKERRTEKKANKEAFKQEKVYQEKQMLNLRSNIQGLKLS
- the LOC118364869 gene encoding protein LTV1 homolog isoform X2, producing MPNKRKKAFIDKKKAVTFHLVHRSQRDPLAADEKAPQHVLLPAQKVEVEKRREEQREFGVFFDDDYNYLQHLRETARPVEWASSGKSQRGKRTHDLQDRDDYDDDDEEEEKATPTVSFNLPSSVFASEFEEEVGMLNKAAPISGPRLDMDPDIVAALDEDFDFDDPDNMLDDDFILKANDVKGAVAVGDGDEEWEDTDEEESDSEGDFNSEGGVSGDEDGEGRPREFMFMDEETKTRFTEYSMTSSVMRRNEQLTLLDDRFEKFFEQFDEDEIGALDNAELEGHIEPDSARLEEVIKDYFKQKELDYRRPDALGPKELPVVREEEDEEEQEMETIVLTAPAEKWDCETIISTYSNLYNHPKIIKDPPKAKPIRVSTRTGIPLDVLPGRGPTAKQAERMERINDSDLPRVATQPRPREESKEERKARKQAIREERKERRTEKKANKEAFKQEKVYQEKQMLNLRSNIQGLKLS